Part of the Oncorhynchus clarkii lewisi isolate Uvic-CL-2024 unplaced genomic scaffold, UVic_Ocla_1.0 unplaced_contig_1255_pilon_pilon, whole genome shotgun sequence genome, agaccatggttcacgacatggtctataagtgtagcccttatttcatctgaaataacagctctttgtcttctttgtcttcctccacgcatccgccctctccctgccacccttctccctccacgaacccatcttccttgttccatttccaaaatgagtctttctgagctctacctatatatactgtaatatgtgtgtgtgttcactaacaagtctaaaacaagacacctgcttagcctttcagctgaaattgcaatcagcagtgtttgaaaggcacaaggctgaaatctatttcgttttgaatgtgtggttcacagttttgacaacagtgtgttagcatttgaacaaagtgctgtaaatccacagtgttgtgcaggttgtggttaaagtcatgggataagtgtgtagagttttgaaaactgtgttcaagcaatgaaaaacgaactagagtttggtccacatgaactgctgctgtgcagactgtagttagagttttgcacatgtgactccagttgtgtccactgtcgtttagcaatcgaaaaaaactgtaacaaatcaaaaactgaaaaattgggcgtgcaaaattattcagcccctttactttcagtgaagcaaactctctccagaagttcagtgaggatctctgaatgatccaatgttgacctaaatgactaatgatgataactgccaaaataaaggaaacaccaacataaagtgtcttaatagggtgttgggccacaaCGAGCCAGAActgcttcaatgcaccttggcacaGATTCTACAAGTGTTTGGAACTCTATGGGAGGGATGCAACACCTTTTAATCCATGAGAAATTCCAAATTggttgttttgttgatggtggtgttgataagttttcaattgggttgagatctggtgactgagacagtcATGGCTTATGGTTTAcatcattttcatgctcatcaaaccattcagtgaccacatTGTCATATAATTGATACAGgtctccccatctccattacctaCCTTGTCCTAACTATATACCCCCACCCCCCATTCGCTACttttcctctcacccctcctcttgtgttccctatatagagcactaaaTGGGATCAGCTCTTgtgtggaacagagagagagagagagagagagagagagagagagagagagagagagagagagagagagagagagagagagagagagagagagagagagagagagagagagagagagagagagagagagagagagagagagagagagagagagagaactgtcttGATACACATAGTACATGCTAAATAGGCTACAACCTTTGACTACACTAGCATGTTTTCATAGAGACATCCCCTAAAGGGAATGTTCCAGTGGCAACAGCCCACAACTCTAATCAGTATGAGGTGTTGATGATGAATTGTATCCTAAGTGCTTTGGGTCTTCCCATTTTCAGCAGTAATCAGTGGGAAATTGGACCAGATACTTGGCTCTCACCATTGGGGAATACTGACTAGAATAAACTGGAATGAGTTCCAATTCTCCATCAGAATCATTGGAATAGAGAAATGAGAACAGTGGAACTAGGACAGTTCCATAATTCTCTGGttccatggagagagagagagctttctgACTGTCAGCTGTAGCGAGAGGAAGACATTGTCTGTCACAACACACAACTTTTCATCCTGGCTTGTATAACTATGTATCTAGCTTTCAAATGACATGCAGATTGAATAGAGAGCTGATGGTGAAGGATTGTATGATGTGACTGGAGAGCCTATAGAAAGAGGAACTGACTGTcataggtggtgtgtgtgtgtgtgtgtgtgtgtgtgtgtgtgtgtgtgtgtgtgtgtgtgtgtgtgtgtgtgtgtgtgtgtgtgtgtgtgtgtgtgtgtgtgtgtgtgtgtgtgtgtatgtacctgcaTGCATACCAGTGTGTGTATAAGTACGTTTACGTATATGTGTctaataatgtgacaggtgagtCAACAGGGAGAGATTGAGAAGTCTCGGAGGTTGAGGTGATTAATGTAGCGTGGCGTGTGTGACACTCCTACCTCCTCTACAGAGACTGACAGGGACAAGATAGATGGGTGTCAGGGTGAGATGGAGGGCCTCCTGCAGGGGGCTCTCCTACCTAGGGATCCAGGAAGTGCAGACACAGGAGTGGTGGGACTAGGAGCTTTCTCACAGCGTGAATAGTTTAACATGATGAGGACAAATGAAAGTCAGGGACAGAAACTTTGTCTGCGTGGATGGCACCCTGTGGAGAGGAAGGTTGTCTCGTCATCCTGAGCTCAGTTTCTTTCTTTCATTGCTCCCACCCTTTCTCCCTACATTCTCTCCtactttctctcctttctttctgccttccttccttccttcctcccttacTTCCTTCCTTCCACCCTTACTTCCTATTTTCTTTCCATCCTACCATCCTTTAttctttccatccctcctcccttggTCTTATTTTAAATGAAGGGAAGAGGCGTGTGTGCCATTTGAATGTCATTTATACACTCAACACATATTTGAATGTAATTTATTCACTCAACACATATTTGAATGTCATTTATACACTCAACACATATTTGAATGTCATTTATACTCAACACATATTTGAATGATCCTTTTAATCACATACACTACATAGTAGCGATGGAGGGAAAAAtctatacagttacatatcggaattattatttttgacgatatatggtatcgttttgacaatatggcaagttatttttgacaatatatggtatcgttttgacaatatggcaagttatttttgacaatatatggtatcgttttgacaatatggcaagttatttttgacaatatatggtatcgttttgacaatatggcaagttatttttgacgatatatggtatcgttttgacaatatggcaagttatttttgacgatatatggtatcgttttgacaatatggcatgttatttttgacgatatatggtatcgttttgacaatatggcatgttatttttgacgatatatggtatcgttttgacaatatggcATGTTATTTTTGACGATATATGGTATCGTTTTGACATTGCCTCTTTctggtccctctgcagcagatagatggtgagcaatatgtttagaTCATGGAATcgtaataaaatcacagtattgaaTCACAATGCATCGTGAGAAACGTGAGACACGCAATATATATCATATCgtcacctaagtatcgtgataatattgtatcgtgaggtccctggctatTCCCAACCCTaatacatcagtggaggctgctgaggggaggacggctcataataatggctggaatggattcaatggaatggtatcaaccacatcaaacacctggtttacatgtggttgataccagtccattgactccattccagttgttattatgagccgtcctccctcagcagcctccactgtaatacatacatgtatatattttCCCCATCAAACCATGGGCCACCATGACATGCATTAGCTTTACAAGAGAACGTGTTACCTACAATAGATTCCATTAGTGATCTTCCTAGAGAAGATTCCTGGGGTTTATGGTGGAGAGACTGTATGAAGTGTCACTTGCCAGGATTAGAATGTAATCCAGAATTAATCCACGACGGAGCAATAAACCTTGAGTGTCACAGTGGCACAAGATTTAAGATGCACAGATATCAGCGCCGAGGCCAGAAGGATGCATGTTGTGAATGAACATCATGTTTTCATGGGCTAGGTTTCTGTGTTGAGGTTTTATGCAGGGCACTTTATTTCCAAGTGCTGTCTTCTGGTCGCACATGATGGTCATGAATAAGCATCTGTTCTGTTTGCAGAGAGTGGCTGTCAGAGAGAAAGGGGTCATGGTGTGTGTTAAACAGTGCATTTTTCGACTCCCATTCAAGATGTGTTTTCATCTATAAACTGGATGTTGTATTGCTTTTTGAGGAATGAGGACGTGTGCTTTTCTAGAATCGTCTCCTTAATCATAGTGCCACTTGAGATCAGAGTTTTCTAAAATTGCCCCTGATTTTATAGCTGTCCCATGTGATTAGGTttttatacagatgtaggatcttaatttgagccagtttgttaATCCTGCATcagcaggaaatgtgaattattatgtggattaaattaatggacatttttgtaggggttgaaacATTTTGGGGAAAATCAAGTCTAAAATTTCAACgtgaaaattacaaacttcagaagcctttttaaacctcaaatacattaCACGTTTAACATTTCCAGGAAAGTTATCCtgaaacagggtgatcaaatgaagactCTCCATCTGTATGCAACACTggtgttttgtgttctatgttgttTGGTTCATTCCATGTTATTATTGTCATGTGCCTCTCTATTGTTGCCTCAcggtattcctctcctctcttccacagaCTCACGTCTCGCCAGCGGATCCTGCTACTTCCTATGTGATCAATCAACAAGACTTCCTGTTGGAGAGATTATGAGGAATAGCTGTTTCACTCCCCACGGCAGTCCAACAGGAAGTGAAAAGACATGGGGACTCTGCTAATCACCATGACAACCATACAgctgtgactgactgtgtgaggCCCCTCCCTCTTTTTCTACACCCAAGCTAAACCCATTCTCCCCTTTCTGAGGACAACCTAGCTACGCCTGTCCATCCCCCACGCTCTTTCTCCTTTAAACTCAACCTCGCTTTCCCTTATTTCAGTCCCACGTTTCCTCCATCTTAACAAAACCTCCCTCTTCattcgtcctcctcctccttctcttccctccatcatcATGCTCAGCAGGCTTCACactcactcctcctcttcctctccatctacccccaccctcctcatccttccctctctcatcctcttcctccaccttccGGGCCTGGTCTGGGGGGACTGCTGGCTGATCGAGGGGGACAAGGGCTACGTGTGGCTAGCCATCTGCAGCCAGAACCAGCCTCCATATGAGACCATCCCCCAGCACATCAATAACACGGTCCACGACCTGAGGCTCAACGAGAACAAGCTCAAAATGATCCCCTATACCTCCATGTACCGCTTCACCAACCTCACGGACCTCAACCTCACCAAGAATGAGATCTCCTACATCGAGGACGGGGCCTTCGCTCAACAGGCCAACCTACAGGTACACTGGGTGGTGGGTGAGTGGGTTGATTGATTTAATCTTAACGTAATCCTTTCTGGTTCTCTCCTAGGTTCTCCAGCTGGGCTACAACAAACTGACCAACCTGACAGAAGCCATGATGAGGGGCCTGGGCCGGCTGCAGTGCCTCTTCCTCCAGCACAACCTCATTGAGGTGTGACATTGGTCGATTTTTGTTTAGTTCTGTAGTTTTTAAAAATTTAAATTCTATTATTTGCTAAAGATAAATtgatattattctgtatgtacaATATGATGCAGATTTTGTTTTAATTTTTTGCTTTCTGTCTCGGTATGTTCTCATCAAGGTCATTGGCAACAATGCATTGGATGAGTGCCTCAGTCTCAACAGCATTGACCTGTCGTCCAATAAGCTGGCCCGCCTCGACCCCTCCACCTTTACCATTTTGAATCGCCTCATGGTGTGTGAGCTGGCTGGGAACCCCTTCCATTGTGGCTGTGACTTGTACAACTTCCTCACCTGGCTGGAGGCCTTCAATAACGTCACACACACCTACGACCGGCTCCAGTGCGAGACCCCCAGGGAGATGTTTGGCTACCCACTCCTGAGTCCCATCGCGTCCGGCCACGCCGGGCACAACGCTCGGACGATTCTGTCCTCTGTCTGCCGGGATGGGGTCTTCATCCCCGGGATGACGTCTCTCCCGCCAGACTCAGATTCCTCCGGAATGGGCCCGGACATGTTTGACCGTGTGGGTCCGTACCACCAACCCACCACCTCGTCTTCCTCCACGGAGCACAGCTTCAGCCCCAGCATCAAGCTCCACCACGTGTCCCTCTTCACGGCCTCTATCATGGTCCAGATCCCCAGACCTTACAGCAAGATGTACATCCTGGTGCAGTACAATAACACCTTTGTCTCTGATGTCATGAACCTGAAGCTCAAGAAGGAGATGATCACACTGAACAAGCTCAAGCCACACACCAACTATACCTTCTGCGTGGCCTCCATCCGGACCTCCCAGCGCTACAACCACACCTGTCTCCAGTTCTCCACCCGAGCCCAGAACCCCGACGACATGCCGCCAACACCTTCCACCACCACCCACTACATAATGACCATCGTGGGCTGCCTCATCGGGATGCTCTGCATCCTGGGCCTCATCTACTATTgtctgaggaagaagaggaggcatGAGGAGAAGCAAAAGTCCATCTGTGTGAAGAAGACGATTCTAGAAATGAGGTATGGCCCGGAGGTGGCGGCGGCCGTGGGGAACGACCCGTCTGCGGTGCAGAAGCTCCAGGAGCAGGCCCAGGGTCAGGGCCACCACCAGTACCAGCACCACACGCACGGGGGCAAGCTACCAATGTCTGCCTCCTCCTCGGGCATGCTTCACTCCGCCAACACCTCTTCCTCCagactctcctccatccctcaggATAAGATGCCCACCGCCTTCTCTGAGGCCATGCTGACCAGCAAAGGCAACTACATGGATGTAAGGACGGAGGGGgtgatgagagatggagggaggacaggaggacagggagggatgaAGGATGAGGATCTAAGAGAAGAGGACGGGACGGACGTGGGGGAGGATTCGGACGATGACGGGCGAGGCTCGGCCTCGGAGATCTCCACCATCGCCATGGAGGTGGATAAGGTCAACCAGATCATCAATAACTGCATCGACGCCCTGAAGCTGGACTCTGTCATGGCCGCCTCCTCCACTGCCTCttccgccaccaccaccacctcctacCCCACCTCCCCTCCACCCACCTGCACCTCCTCCTTGACCCGTGGCCTCATCCCTCTTTCCCCCGGCATCACTGAGACCTGCCCGGGCCTGCCCTCCCCTACCACCAAGATCCCCCCTCCACCGCCGCTCCccttctccgtccctctctcgGAGCGTCCGGGGATCAGTGGCGGGGGGTTTGTGTCGCCACCCTACCGGCCGCCTCCTCCTGCGTCCGCTGTGCGCCCCGTCATGAGGCAGATGAGCGCTGACGCTGCGGTGGTGATCAGTGCCGTGAAGAAGCAGTGCAGCACCTCGTCCTGCAACTCCATGGGACGTGACCGGGAACGagggaccggaggaggaggccgGGTCTACAGCCTGGATATCCACGAGCCCCGCAGCCCGGACCCCTGCCAGCAGTACCCAGGGGAGAGAGGCAGCCCCGCGGGGTGTGGAGAGCCCCTGGAGCGGCTGCCTCTGGTGGGGAGCggtgggggaggaggtgggggtggtgggtgtggtagtggaggtggtggtggtgttgatggtattaCCAACCAGCatcaccagcagcagcagcagcagcagggacagggacagggacaggaacagcAGGAGGACTACCACTGCTCAGAGCACCGCCACTCTGTCCCAGCTCTGTACTACGAGGGCTCCCACCAGGGCTCGCCGCACCAGAGGGCCTCCTTCCTCAAGCCCCTGACCCGCTCCCGCCGTGACGCCGCCTCCTACTCGCAGCTCTCGCCCTCCCGCCACCAAAACTACTCCGGGTACTCCTCCAGCCCTGAGTATTCCTCAGAGAGCTCTCTGAGGATCTGGGAGAGGTTCCGGCCCTACAGGAAGGGCCAGAGGGATGAGTCATGCTACGTCACGGCCGGGAACGCCTTAAGGAAGAAGGTGCAGTTTGCCAAAGGGGAGGACCTCCACGACATCCTCGACTACTGGAAGGGCGTGTCAGCCCAGCAGAAGCTGTGAAAGGAAGACAGGAAGTGAGAGTGAGACATTGTGGGAATTTGAGTTTTGAGTAAAGGGTCTCTTGTTGATCCCGGTGAACTGCCAATTTGAGATGCCAGccgaaagaaaagagagaaaatgaaATGAATGAGGGTGGTGAAAGAGTTAAGTTGAGTCTGACTCATTTACAGTAGGTTTCATTGATCCATGTCAAAACATGTTATCATCAGCAGGACCAGAGCTGAGAGAGATGACAGTACAGCAGGGTCATTGTGGACTGTAGGACTACTTCTGGAACCTGCTCATCGTCTTTACAGTTATAATTAGAGACAGGGAGCCCAGGCCAACCATCCAATCAGTATTCAGTGAACACTTCATGTGGAATTCACCTGTTGGAGTGTCATTCTCTGTGCCACACTTTCATCTGTGTGTAGAGACAGGAAATCAGATGACGTATCGCCTGTTTGTGTCTGCATTGAGTGTATGCGTGTGTCATcgagtgtactgtatgtgtgtgtgtcagtgtttttgtgtgtgtgtgtgtatgagtcagTCTAAACTCCTACACATGTTTTTGGGCGCATGTAGGGCGCGGagataatgtgtgtgtctgtgttggtgagaCAGAAACACAGTGAGATAATATacccagagagagtgagagagagagagagagagagagagagagagagcgagagcgagagagagagagagagagagagagagagagagagagagagagagagagagcgagagagagatagagagagagagagagagagagggagagagacagagagagagagagagagggggagagagacagagagagagagagagagggagagagacagagagagagagagagagagagagagagagagagagagagagagcaatacaAAGGGGGAAAACATGGTGATTGTGAACAGAGCTGTCAAGCAGTCTCTCCTTCCTATCCCTCAGATCATCCATGCTATTGGATGGTGCACAAACATTTGCATTTCAATAGTGGCTGTCATAGTCACAGCAGGCGGAGACGAATAAAAAGGAAAAACTGAAAACACTCAGGGAGGCTTTACGGTGTGAGgatgcaggcttttgttgtgtcTCAAATGCCACTCTATTCCCtaaacagtgcactacttttgaccagggccaatgggGAATAGGCTGCCCTTTGTGACGCAGGCTTTGGGTCTTCAGTCAGCCATAGCACAGGACGAGCCAACCAGGCAGGCAGGGTAATGCACTGTGATACAGGCCAGACGTAACCTCCTGTGAAGATAGGGAATTGACACAGCAGTGTAAAACAGTAGCCCCACCCCTGGAGCAGAGACATGTCGCTAGGAGCTCCAGGGAGGAGGATCAGGTATCTGGCCCTACATGTTGATCTATGATCAGACATTTAACCTGGACCCTGTGAATGGGACTCAGATTGTGAACAGCTGTATTGTTGTTATCGGTGTCTTGGGTAGCGGTCGCTGTGACTTACTAGGTTCtgtagacagatacagagagagatggagagaccgtaaaacacagagatagaaaaagagagtaagaaaagagaagggagagagatacattCTGCGTATTGTGCATATTCATGTCAGCAGATTAATGTGGGTCAACAGAGATAAAATACAGACAATGTGCATCATTTGATGTGAGCACTTTGTGTGCTGCTGGCAATCCTTTTGTCGAGATGAATTTGGCTTAAAACGTCCATGCCACGTTTAATAATGTGATCAAAAATGGATCGTGGTCTTTAACTGGTGACCCACTTCACACAGGTTCACCCACACAGTTCCACTGTACAGCAGTTCAAGCTCAAGAGCTCAATACCCCTCTTATTTCATAACAACTGAAGGAGGGGCGGAGTAAGGAGGTACACCTTTAATTAACACCAACACCTCTTTCTGGATATTAACACCATGAGCGTCCACTTTAATTAGACACACTAATTAGCAATTAAACAAGACTGTGTCATGGGGAggttgtgtacgtgtgtgtgtgtgtgtgtgtgtgtatagggtcgGTCAATATGCAGCAGTGGGTTGTGTGTAGAGTCCTTAAGCTAATTGAATTAGATCTGCCTGCCTGGCTCGAGAGTTGATTAGGAGTCTGTGAGATTGGAATATTGACAGGCAACTGTGGAGAAATGCATAAACAAGGAGAGAACAGCTCATAtccacctacacacagacacacacacacacagagagagagagagagagagagagagagagagagagagagaaagagagaaagagagagagagagagagagagagagatagagagagagagagagagatagatagatagatacagagggTACATTCACCTAGTCCACTTTAATGCATGACCCATCTGTTAACCTTTTCAGTAGAGTGACCTGTATGTATTAATCCTATAGGAGGCAGTCTGTCATTGTAACAGCTGGCTGCGTATGAAGgaccagtgttggggagtagtgaactacatgtagtccAACTAGTAACTACATTTTGCAGGAACTTGATGGTGGCTGAGTTAAATTACATTCTTAGTCGTGTTTTCAGTAGTTCATTACTGAGGTCTGGCtagctactggaactacacactacttttttTGTGCAAAAAGTAGGAACAAAAACGAAATggcatcagacctgcctaattctcacttgagacatagtttttgtgtttaataggaTAAATGACACATTCTGTTAACGTCTAACTACAGAGCGATCTGTTCTTGCTATTTGTATTctatgacatttcaaatgtacATATCATTTTTCATGGAGTAGTTTGGATGCAGTGAACTGCTTTTTAAAAGTAACTTTAGTTCAGTAAACTATAAACTCTTTCTTAAGGGCAGCTTTAGTGTAgtttaacttcttccagtgtgcagtaattggtagcttggaaaactatattttcagagcaGCTTCCCCAACAGTGTCAAGGACACACTGACAGGTTGTAGTCACCTCTCTAGAGAAATGGGAAGCAGGGGATATCCTGTGCTGAAGTCTCCCAGGTTAGATGGACCGATATGATTTACTATGACTTACAGACAGCATTTTAGTGCATTGAATGAACTCTCCAGAGGTGATGCATTTTATTTAAAATAGGGGTCAATAGGGTACGTTTCTATCAATAGCAACAGTGTTGTAGTGTGATGTAAGGTGGTAGCCAAGGAGATACTTTTCATAAGGAGAAAATGTTCCGAAAGGGAATttcagcctccctctctctctttctctttctttcgctTCTTCACCCTCTGTGTCCTCTTGTATGAGTGTTCACTGTtccacactgcacacacacacacacacacacacacacacacacacacacacacacacacacacacacacacgcccctaAGCGCCTGGGCCTAATGGGAATGTGGCTTCAGTGGTGTGTAGCGATTGAACACGACATCTCTGCATGGGCTTCAGCAGAATAACACCTGTCCCCCTTTATCCAAGGAGAAAAGCTGGAAATTACCTTCCTCTGAGAGTTGGATTGTATTAGCTCTCCTTCTGCACAAGATTTGTTTCACTCCCTCCTTTTCCACTTTCTCTTCCTTTTTCTTTTTTCCccaaatattttttcttgtttcACCTGCGCTTGTTTGTGATGAAATGATGCATGTTGAATACAAACCAGTCTGTGGGTGAGAGTGGTTAAAATGAGTAAATGTTATATAAATGTTACCTGGATGTTACAAGGGGTGTTTTTTTTCGGTTCCCTCAGCTCTCTCTGTTTGAAGTAGTGTTGGGTTATGATTGGTTTATCCTGCGAGACTGATCCGAGATCAAAGGTCATATTCCATACAGATCCATAGTGCCGCCATTTTGGTTTTCCATTGGAACCGACAAGGTCCTGGAAGGAAAGAGTCACAATGCCAGCTCTCtcagtgaaagaggagagaggaaatctCACTGGATTTACAGAACTCTTTCCAGACTCTCCAGTCTTCCTGAAGGAAACAGctacaacaaacaaacaattatGTGGATTTAAAGGTACGATACCCACTGATCTCCTCTCTCAGAGACACTACACCCGAAAACTCTACAGAGGAACTGCTATGCTACCGGAGGCTAACTGTGACTGACTCTGCCCTTCACCATTCACACATAGAGGGATTCTCAAGGAACCTGGCGAGAACGTTTAAAAACACACGCTCGGAAAGGTGACTTTTTTGTAATTTTGGCTCCAAATCCCTGAACTCCTAATGTAAGTTTACAGACATTGACACGTGTGAGAAAGTGTCCTGCCCCTTCAAAAAGACTCAGATGGTTGACAAAGCTGTGAAAGGattttcatctgtacaaaccagAGCCCATACATACAACCATTACAACTGCCACCATTTTGAGTGTGTTTGAAGTACAATGTAACAAAAAAAGATGTTTGGTTGTTTCATACTACAGTTTCATACGTTTCAGATGTTTTTATGACTCAATTTGCCATCGATTAGTTATTCTATCTAAATAGGATGTATGAATCCCTAGGAGGAGTAAGACTGAAGCTCATTCAAGTGCTCTCCTGCTCAAGGACCTGCCTCGATCATCACACATCGTTTCCACAACATTCCCAGAGTGCTTCTGTCACGTCATAGCAACGTTTGCCCATTTGTAAAATGGTCCTTTAGCCAAATACAGTGGCAattatatttgtattttgtaataataaaaagtaacccAGTGGGGGCTCTTCTCTCGGCTTGCTTGCACTACGTTTTTTTACGAGAGCTCTTGTAATGATTTTACTCTCATGTAGCCTATGCCTCCCAATCTGTCATTTCAAAGCTATTTTGATCAAATTCTTTCAACTCTGCGCTGGACATACCAAGGAGGGTCTtgggtcaaaactagtgcactacattgtgAATAAGATGCACAATATAGTGAATAGGTCGCCATTTGAGACATAACCCAGATATACTAATCTCCCTCCACTAGGTTGTCAGGAATGGTCAAAGTTTTCCATTCTAAAATAACTTCTGTTGTCTGTTTAAATAATACATGGTTTCCCTGCTAACTCCCAGCAAACGGTGTAATGGTTGCGGTTTAGACGAGCTGTTGTGTTAAGTGGCCTTTGTTCAGGCTTATGAGATATTTAGCAGAACAGAGCTGTGTTTGGGGGCGTATTGGGGCGTAGAGGTTGGGAACACCAGGGGTTAGGCTGTATGCTGGA contains:
- the LOC139398036 gene encoding protein phosphatase 1 regulatory subunit 29-like; this translates as MLSRLHTHSSSSSPSTPTLLILPSLILFLHLPGLVWGDCWLIEGDKGYVWLAICSQNQPPYETIPQHINNTVHDLRLNENKLKMIPYTSMYRFTNLTDLNLTKNEISYIEDGAFAQQANLQVLQLGYNKLTNLTEAMMRGLGRLQCLFLQHNLIEVIGNNALDECLSLNSIDLSSNKLARLDPSTFTILNRLMVCELAGNPFHCGCDLYNFLTWLEAFNNVTHTYDRLQCETPREMFGYPLLSPIASGHAGHNARTILSSVCRDGVFIPGMTSLPPDSDSSGMGPDMFDRVGPYHQPTTSSSSTEHSFSPSIKLHHVSLFTASIMVQIPRPYSKMYILVQYNNTFVSDVMNLKLKKEMITLNKLKPHTNYTFCVASIRTSQRYNHTCLQFSTRAQNPDDMPPTPSTTTHYIMTIVGCLIGMLCILGLIYYCLRKKRRHEEKQKSICVKKTILEMRYGPEVAAAVGNDPSAVQKLQEQAQGQGHHQYQHHTHGGKLPMSASSSGMLHSANTSSSRLSSIPQDKMPTAFSEAMLTSKGNYMDVRTEGVMRDGGRTGGQGGMKDEDLREEDGTDVGEDSDDDGRGSASEISTIAMEVDKVNQIINNCIDALKLDSVMAASSTASSATTTTSYPTSPPPTCTSSLTRGLIPLSPGITETCPGLPSPTTKIPPPPPLPFSVPLSERPGISGGGFVSPPYRPPPPASAVRPVMRQMSADAAVVISAVKKQCSTSSCNSMGRDRERGTGGGGRVYSLDIHEPRSPDPCQQYPGERGSPAGCGEPLERLPLVGSGGGGGGGGGCGSGGGGGVDGITNQHHQQQQQQQGQGQGQEQQEDYHCSEHRHSVPALYYEGSHQGSPHQRASFLKPLTRSRRDAASYSQLSPSRHQNYSGYSSSPEYSSESSLRIWERFRPYRKGQRDESCYVTAGNALRKKVQFAKGEDLHDILDYWKGVSAQQKL